From one Bordetella genomosp. 9 genomic stretch:
- the dnaQ gene encoding DNA polymerase III subunit epsilon has protein sequence MRQIILDTETTGLEPAQGHRIVEIGCLEIVNRMVTGNTMHVYLNPDRDSDPEALAVHGLTTEFLADKPRFQDVADELCSFLDGAEVIIHNAAFDTKFINAELARIGRGPMHEFCATITDSLMHARELHPGKRNSLDALCERYGISNAHRTLHGALLDARLLGEVWLAMTRGQDALLIDMDESGGKGQSEGVVLARFDASGLPVIRASAEELAEHEAYLAALDKSVGGACLWRQWDPAPVVQEAQAA, from the coding sequence ATGCGCCAAATCATCCTCGATACCGAAACCACCGGCCTGGAGCCCGCCCAGGGCCACCGCATCGTCGAAATCGGCTGCCTGGAAATCGTCAACCGCATGGTCACGGGCAATACCATGCACGTGTACCTGAACCCGGACCGCGACAGCGATCCCGAAGCCTTGGCGGTGCACGGGCTGACCACGGAATTCCTGGCGGACAAACCGCGCTTCCAGGACGTCGCGGACGAGCTGTGCAGTTTCCTGGATGGCGCGGAAGTCATCATCCACAACGCGGCCTTCGATACCAAGTTCATCAACGCCGAACTGGCACGCATCGGCCGCGGGCCCATGCACGAGTTCTGCGCGACGATCACCGATTCCTTGATGCACGCGCGCGAGCTGCACCCGGGCAAGCGGAATTCGCTGGATGCGCTGTGCGAGCGCTACGGTATTTCGAACGCGCACCGGACGCTGCACGGCGCCTTGCTGGACGCGCGCCTGCTCGGCGAAGTCTGGCTGGCGATGACGCGCGGCCAGGACGCGCTGCTGATCGACATGGACGAGTCCGGCGGCAAGGGCCAGTCGGAAGGCGTGGTGCTGGCGCGCTTCGACGCGTCCGGCCTGCCGGTCATCCGCGCCAGCGCGGAAGAACTGGCCGAGCACGAAGCCTACCTGGCGGCGCTGGATAAGTCGGTGGGCGGCGCCTGCCTGTGGCGGCAGTGGGATCCGGCGCCGGTGGTGCAGGAAGCCCAGGCCGCCTAG
- a CDS encoding pyridoxal-phosphate-dependent aminotransferase family protein: MLQLDFHPTGRHFLQIPGPSPVPDRILRAISLPTIDHRGPEFGALGRDVLDKIKDVFQTRSPVIIYPASGTGAWEAALTNTLSPGDDVIMFETGHFAALWKAMADRLGLNAEVLSWEGKDEYLPNAPGWRHGVQADAIERRLRQDTARKIKAVCVVHNETSTGATSDIAAVRRAIDAAGHPALLMVDSISGLGSIDYRHDEWGVDVTISGSQKGLMLPPGMSFNALSPRAIEASKTAGFPRSFWAWGEILAMNADGYWPYTPNTNLLYGLSESLDMLRAEGLPNVFARHDRWAAAVRSAVVAWGLPILCADEQCYSSVLTGVIVPAGVDADALRRLIHERFDLSLGTGLGKVKGRVFRMGHLGDSNDLTLVAMVAGVEMGLRQTGVPLAGSGVEAIMAYLGSHAAPGYRQAAATPGAA; encoded by the coding sequence ATGTTGCAGCTCGATTTTCATCCGACCGGTCGCCATTTTCTACAGATCCCGGGTCCCAGCCCCGTGCCGGATCGCATCCTGCGCGCGATCAGCCTGCCCACCATCGATCATCGCGGCCCCGAATTCGGCGCGTTGGGCCGCGATGTCCTCGACAAGATCAAGGACGTTTTCCAGACGCGCTCGCCTGTCATCATCTACCCCGCCTCGGGCACCGGCGCATGGGAAGCCGCGCTGACCAACACCCTGAGTCCCGGCGACGACGTCATCATGTTCGAGACCGGCCACTTCGCGGCCTTGTGGAAAGCGATGGCCGACCGGCTCGGATTGAACGCCGAAGTCCTGTCGTGGGAAGGCAAGGACGAGTACCTTCCCAACGCCCCCGGATGGCGCCACGGCGTGCAGGCCGATGCCATCGAACGCCGCCTGCGCCAGGACACCGCCCGCAAGATCAAGGCGGTGTGCGTGGTGCACAACGAAACCTCGACCGGCGCCACCTCCGATATCGCCGCGGTCCGCCGGGCCATCGACGCGGCCGGCCATCCCGCGCTGCTCATGGTGGACAGCATCTCGGGCCTCGGCAGCATCGACTACCGCCATGACGAATGGGGCGTGGACGTCACCATCAGCGGATCGCAGAAGGGCCTGATGCTGCCGCCCGGAATGAGCTTCAATGCCCTCTCGCCACGCGCCATCGAGGCCAGCAAGACCGCCGGCTTCCCCCGATCATTCTGGGCCTGGGGCGAGATCCTCGCCATGAACGCGGACGGCTACTGGCCGTATACGCCCAATACCAACCTGCTGTATGGCCTGTCCGAATCGCTGGATATGCTGCGCGCCGAGGGCTTGCCCAATGTGTTCGCACGTCATGATCGCTGGGCGGCGGCGGTGCGCAGCGCCGTCGTGGCGTGGGGCCTGCCTATCCTGTGCGCGGACGAACAATGTTATTCGTCCGTGCTGACCGGCGTCATCGTGCCGGCTGGCGTCGATGCCGACGCGCTGCGCCGCCTCATCCACGAGCGTTTCGATCTTTCCCTGGGCACCGGCCTGGGCAAGGTGAAGGGGCGCGTATTCCGCATGGGCCACCTGGGCGACAGCAATGACCTTACCCTCGTCGCCATGGTCGCCGGGGTCGAGATGGGCCTGCGGCAGACCGGGGTACCACTGGCCGGCAGTGGCGTCGAGGCAATAATGGCGTATCTCGGCAGCCACGCCGCGCCGGGATACCGGCAAGCCGCCGCCACCCCAGGCGCGGCGTAA
- a CDS encoding transglycosylase SLT domain-containing protein: MKLFRLIFPLLLAVLAGCAGTTHKQTELHAGDLDTQQPGYPTRYVATVTSRTIDLTHPPRDVWDRIRRGFAIPNLHNPLVDQWTDYYASHPEAVQRMAERAGKYLYFITDEINQRGMPTELALLPFVESAYNPSALSRAQASGLWQFVPATGQHYNLKQDWWRDERRDPIASTNAALDYLENLFEMQGDWYLALASYNWGEGSVQRAMAKNEAAGLPTDYLSLQMPDETRNYVPKLQAIKNIIANPTKYAVVLPAVNNTPYFATVQKNRDIDIEVAARLAEMPVDEFKALNPSFNRPVIRGEHASMILPADRVAVFNANIENYKGDLSSWKVYQPQRGDTYASIARRFGISESTLRGLNDIPSRQKRIAMAQHLLVPARGGVQVASLDNAGPATQGPAAQRGSVRPATAQVASAKMTAPRPNVRQHKVKSGDTLFSLARQYSTTVDALRALNNLKGNALKVGSTLRVPGTNVRG, translated from the coding sequence ATGAAATTGTTCCGGCTAATCTTTCCCCTGCTCTTGGCCGTATTGGCCGGCTGCGCGGGAACGACGCACAAACAGACAGAACTCCACGCAGGCGATCTCGACACCCAGCAACCCGGATATCCGACCCGCTACGTCGCCACGGTCACGTCACGCACCATCGACCTGACCCACCCCCCGCGCGACGTCTGGGACCGCATACGCCGCGGCTTCGCCATCCCCAATCTGCACAATCCCCTGGTCGACCAGTGGACCGACTATTACGCCTCGCATCCCGAGGCCGTCCAGCGCATGGCCGAACGCGCGGGTAAATACCTGTATTTCATCACCGACGAAATCAACCAGCGCGGCATGCCCACCGAGCTGGCCCTGCTGCCCTTCGTGGAAAGCGCGTACAACCCTTCGGCCCTGTCGCGCGCCCAGGCCTCGGGCCTGTGGCAGTTCGTGCCGGCCACGGGCCAGCACTACAACCTGAAGCAGGACTGGTGGCGTGACGAACGGCGCGACCCCATCGCGTCGACCAACGCGGCGCTGGACTACCTGGAAAACCTGTTCGAAATGCAGGGCGACTGGTACCTGGCTTTGGCTTCCTATAACTGGGGCGAAGGTTCGGTACAGCGCGCCATGGCGAAGAACGAAGCCGCAGGCCTGCCCACCGACTATCTGTCGCTGCAGATGCCGGACGAAACGCGCAACTACGTGCCCAAGCTGCAGGCGATCAAGAACATCATCGCCAATCCGACCAAGTACGCCGTGGTCCTGCCGGCGGTCAACAACACGCCGTATTTCGCCACGGTGCAGAAGAACCGCGACATCGATATCGAAGTCGCCGCGCGCCTGGCCGAAATGCCGGTGGACGAGTTCAAGGCCTTGAATCCGTCGTTCAATCGCCCGGTGATCCGCGGCGAGCACGCCTCCATGATCCTGCCGGCGGACCGCGTGGCGGTCTTCAACGCCAACATCGAGAACTACAAGGGCGACCTGTCCAGCTGGAAGGTGTACCAGCCGCAGCGGGGCGATACCTACGCCTCGATCGCGCGCCGCTTCGGCATTTCGGAATCCACGCTGCGCGGGCTGAACGACATCCCCTCGCGCCAGAAGCGCATCGCCATGGCGCAGCACCTGCTGGTGCCGGCGCGCGGCGGCGTGCAGGTGGCATCGCTGGACAATGCCGGTCCGGCCACGCAGGGCCCGGCCGCCCAGCGCGGTTCGGTGCGTCCGGCCACGGCGCAGGTGGCGTCGGCGAAGATGACCGCGCCGCGGCCCAATGTGCGCCAGCACAAGGTCAAGTCCGGCGACACGCTGTTTTCGCTCGCGCGCCAGTACAGCACCACGGTAGACGCGCTGCGCGCCCTGAACAACCTGAAGGGCAACGCCCTGAAGGTGGGCAGCACGCTGCGGGTGCCGGGCACGAACGTGCGCGGCTGA
- a CDS encoding serine hydrolase domain-containing protein — MKNFDEVIALAQAGESSWDREVTDNFGVHLKERPPLNRLFGPLHARGPASGVILLDGKEVAAWGEPDRADLTYSVVKTYIALVAGVAYDQGLLPDVDARIGERLPGIGFDEGNNAKITWRQMLQQTSEWEGTLWDIPDQADRYSTATFGAPAAGSKGDARPLQEPGTYWEYNDIRVNQLARALMYLFERPLPEVFREFIMTPIGASTNWRWVGYDNAWVEINGQRMQSVTGGSHWGGGMSISARDQALIGNMMLNGGQANGKQVLSKDWLAQMYTPCALAHNYGYLIWLNEAPKIFPELPASSRFQIGAGSSFVWMEKEHGMVAVMRWLDKTRANEVFTRLFQVIK; from the coding sequence ATGAAGAATTTCGACGAAGTCATCGCTTTGGCTCAGGCGGGCGAATCCAGCTGGGACCGCGAGGTGACTGACAACTTCGGCGTCCATCTGAAAGAGCGTCCGCCGTTGAACCGCTTGTTCGGTCCGCTTCATGCGCGCGGTCCGGCATCCGGGGTCATCCTGCTGGATGGCAAGGAAGTGGCGGCCTGGGGCGAACCGGACCGCGCCGACCTCACCTACAGCGTGGTCAAGACCTACATCGCCCTGGTGGCCGGGGTGGCGTACGACCAGGGACTGCTGCCCGACGTCGATGCTCGCATCGGTGAACGCCTACCCGGCATCGGCTTCGACGAGGGCAACAACGCCAAGATCACCTGGCGCCAGATGCTGCAGCAGACCAGCGAATGGGAAGGCACGCTCTGGGACATTCCCGACCAAGCCGACCGCTACAGCACGGCCACTTTCGGCGCCCCCGCCGCCGGCAGCAAGGGCGACGCCCGCCCCTTGCAGGAACCCGGCACCTATTGGGAATACAACGATATCCGCGTCAACCAGCTCGCGCGCGCGCTGATGTATCTGTTCGAGCGCCCGCTGCCCGAGGTTTTCCGCGAATTCATCATGACGCCCATCGGCGCGTCGACCAACTGGCGCTGGGTCGGCTACGACAACGCCTGGGTCGAGATCAACGGCCAGCGCATGCAGTCCGTCACCGGCGGTTCGCACTGGGGCGGCGGCATGTCGATCAGCGCGCGCGACCAGGCCCTCATCGGCAATATGATGCTCAATGGCGGCCAGGCCAACGGCAAGCAAGTGCTGTCCAAGGATTGGCTGGCGCAGATGTACACGCCGTGCGCGCTCGCGCACAACTACGGTTATCTCATCTGGCTGAACGAAGCGCCCAAGATATTCCCCGAGCTGCCGGCATCGAGCCGCTTCCAGATCGGCGCGGGCAGTTCGTTCGTCTGGATGGAAAAAGAGCACGGCATGGTCGCGGTGATGCGGTGGCTCGACAAGACCCGCGCGAACGAGGTCTTCACCCGCCTGTTCCAGGTCATCAAGTAA
- a CDS encoding class I SAM-dependent methyltransferase translates to MAEESAPIVELAEWFQTPPGQYALRWEQAQFDAVVADVFGYNALQVGLAELDLLRNNRMPFKAYVGTVMPEPEVAARWQACTLADPRALPFSSQSIDLLILPHAFECTDAPHDVLREVERVLMPEGRVVISGFNPWSLWGARNRMPGMEPWLPHAPSAQVSLARVKDWLKLLSFEVDRGRFGCYAPACQTDIWLQRWRFMEKAGDRWWAVCGAVYMVSAVKRVAGMRLIGPAWKQKRPAAAAASVVANHRSRL, encoded by the coding sequence GTGGCAGAAGAGAGTGCGCCGATTGTAGAACTGGCCGAGTGGTTTCAGACGCCGCCCGGGCAGTATGCGCTGCGCTGGGAGCAGGCCCAGTTCGATGCGGTGGTGGCCGACGTGTTCGGCTACAACGCCTTGCAGGTGGGGCTGGCCGAGCTGGATCTGCTGCGCAACAACCGCATGCCGTTCAAGGCCTATGTGGGCACCGTCATGCCCGAGCCCGAAGTGGCGGCACGCTGGCAGGCCTGCACGCTGGCCGATCCGCGTGCCTTGCCGTTCTCGTCGCAGAGCATAGACCTGTTGATCCTGCCGCACGCGTTCGAGTGCACGGATGCGCCGCATGACGTGCTGCGCGAAGTGGAACGGGTGCTGATGCCGGAAGGGCGCGTGGTGATCTCGGGCTTCAATCCCTGGAGCCTGTGGGGCGCGCGCAACCGCATGCCCGGCATGGAACCCTGGCTGCCGCACGCGCCGTCGGCGCAGGTCTCGCTGGCCCGTGTCAAGGACTGGCTGAAGCTGCTGTCCTTCGAGGTCGACCGTGGCCGCTTCGGCTGCTACGCGCCCGCCTGCCAGACGGATATCTGGTTGCAGCGCTGGCGCTTCATGGAGAAGGCCGGCGATCGCTGGTGGGCGGTGTGCGGCGCGGTGTACATGGTGTCGGCGGTCAAGCGCGTGGCCGGCATGCGGCTGATCGGCCCGGCCTGGAAGCAGAAGCGGCCGGCCGCCGCGGCGGCATCGGTGGTGGCGAATCATCGTTCGCGGCTTTAA
- a CDS encoding tripartite tricarboxylate transporter substrate binding protein: protein MRGTLLCLAALLAAGGWIRAAAAEGNAGHPASVAAISPDGAARGYPSHPITLIVTFPPGGGTDLLARRLGAALQQDLGQTVVVENRPGASGNIGAREVAQAAPDGYTLLMVNSSYAINPGVYRDLPFSPKHDLKGVINVAFVPSVLAVPASSPFHTLADAMAAAGQGGKALAYASCGNGTPQHLAGEMLRIASGRPLQHVPYKGCGPALTDVLSGQVGIGIITASSAAPFLASGKLRALAVTSPQRSDLMPSVATVAEQGFPGYALDQWHGLLAPARTPPAVIAKLNAAVAAIMNRADTRQALLQLGYSPTASTPQAFQALIDSDIDRFGQLTARMGLHAD, encoded by the coding sequence ATGCGCGGGACCTTACTGTGCCTGGCCGCCTTGCTGGCGGCGGGCGGATGGATACGCGCGGCGGCGGCCGAAGGCAACGCCGGGCATCCCGCCAGCGTGGCGGCGATTTCGCCCGACGGCGCGGCGCGCGGCTATCCGTCGCATCCCATCACGCTCATCGTGACCTTCCCGCCGGGCGGCGGCACCGATCTGCTGGCGCGCCGCCTGGGCGCGGCCTTGCAGCAGGACCTGGGCCAGACCGTGGTGGTGGAAAACCGGCCCGGCGCCAGCGGCAACATAGGCGCCCGCGAGGTCGCGCAGGCCGCGCCGGACGGCTATACCCTGCTGATGGTCAACAGCTCCTACGCCATCAATCCCGGCGTGTACCGCGACCTGCCGTTCTCGCCCAAGCATGACCTCAAAGGCGTGATCAATGTCGCCTTCGTGCCGTCGGTGCTGGCCGTGCCGGCGTCGTCGCCTTTCCACACCCTGGCGGACGCCATGGCGGCGGCCGGGCAGGGCGGCAAGGCGTTGGCCTATGCGTCCTGCGGCAACGGCACCCCGCAGCATCTGGCGGGGGAAATGCTGCGCATCGCGAGTGGCCGGCCATTGCAGCACGTGCCCTACAAGGGTTGCGGCCCGGCGCTCACGGACGTGCTGTCCGGTCAGGTGGGCATCGGCATCATCACCGCGTCCAGCGCCGCGCCTTTCCTGGCGTCCGGCAAGCTCAGGGCGCTGGCGGTGACGTCGCCGCAGCGCAGCGACTTGATGCCTTCGGTAGCTACCGTGGCGGAGCAGGGGTTTCCAGGCTATGCCCTGGACCAATGGCACGGCCTGCTGGCTCCCGCCCGGACGCCGCCGGCCGTCATCGCCAAACTGAACGCCGCCGTCGCCGCGATCATGAACCGCGCCGATACGCGCCAGGCGCTGCTGCAGCTGGGCTACAGCCCGACGGCCAGTACGCCGCAGGCCTTCCAGGCCTTGATCGACAGCGATATCGACCGCTTCGGCCAGCTGACGGCGCGCATGGGGCTGCACGCCGACTGA
- the gloB gene encoding hydroxyacylglutathione hydrolase, whose protein sequence is MQANSAPAGVDVPGPASFASLVPVPAFSDNYIWLVERQGLAAVVDPGQAEPVLRALRERGLQLRAILLTHHHADHVGGVLELSLATGAVVYGPADETLPRRDVALREGDQVRIEELDLAMDVLDVPGHTAGHIAYYGRAAGVDPVLFCGDTLFAGGCGRLFEGTPAQMSDSLGKFVTLPAETQVCCAHEYTLANLRWAQAVDPANRTLQQWYQRAQQLREQGSPTLPSTIGLERATNPFLRTRQVEITQAAAAHAGRSLNSPVEVFAVLREWKNNFK, encoded by the coding sequence ATGCAAGCCAACTCCGCCCCCGCTGGCGTCGATGTGCCCGGACCTGCCTCGTTCGCCTCGCTGGTACCGGTCCCGGCATTCTCCGACAACTACATCTGGCTGGTCGAACGCCAGGGACTGGCCGCCGTGGTCGACCCCGGCCAGGCCGAACCGGTGCTGCGCGCGCTGCGCGAACGCGGACTGCAATTGCGCGCCATTCTACTCACGCACCATCATGCGGACCATGTCGGCGGGGTGCTGGAATTGTCGCTCGCCACCGGGGCCGTCGTATACGGCCCCGCGGATGAGACCCTGCCGCGCCGCGACGTTGCCCTGCGGGAAGGCGACCAGGTTCGCATCGAGGAACTCGACCTGGCGATGGACGTCCTGGATGTCCCGGGCCATACGGCCGGCCACATTGCCTACTACGGCCGGGCCGCGGGGGTGGACCCGGTACTTTTCTGCGGGGATACCCTATTCGCCGGCGGCTGTGGGCGCCTGTTCGAGGGCACACCCGCGCAGATGTCTGATTCTCTTGGTAAATTCGTAACATTACCGGCTGAAACACAAGTTTGCTGCGCACACGAGTACACTCTTGCCAACTTGCGATGGGCACAGGCCGTCGATCCGGCCAACCGCACCCTGCAACAGTGGTACCAGCGGGCCCAGCAACTGCGCGAACAAGGTAGTCCCACGCTTCCCTCGACGATCGGGCTGGAGCGGGCCACCAATCCGTTCCTGCGTACCCGGCAAGTTGAAATTACCCAGGCTGCCGCAGCTCATGCTGGGCGTTCGCTAAACTCGCCCGTCGAAGTATTCGCCGTACTTCGCGAATGGAAAAACAACTTCAAGTGA
- the rnhA gene encoding ribonuclease HI has product MIDGSTAGGDARMEVVELWTDGACKGNPGPGGWGVLMRSGTHEKTLHGGEMATTNNRMELMAVIQGLAALKRPCQVTIHVDSQYVMKGMMEWIANWKRRGWITADKKPVKNAELWRALDEQVSRHKVAWRWVRGHAGDPGNERADELANLGVEEARRGRPA; this is encoded by the coding sequence ATGATCGATGGCAGTACGGCTGGCGGGGACGCCAGGATGGAAGTGGTGGAGCTCTGGACCGACGGCGCCTGCAAGGGCAATCCTGGGCCGGGCGGCTGGGGCGTCCTGATGCGTTCGGGCACCCATGAAAAAACGCTGCATGGCGGTGAAATGGCGACCACCAACAACCGCATGGAACTCATGGCCGTGATCCAGGGGCTGGCGGCGCTGAAGCGTCCCTGCCAGGTGACCATACACGTGGACTCCCAGTACGTCATGAAAGGCATGATGGAGTGGATCGCCAACTGGAAGCGGCGCGGCTGGATCACCGCGGATAAGAAGCCGGTGAAGAACGCCGAGCTGTGGCGCGCGCTGGACGAGCAGGTGTCGCGCCACAAGGTAGCGTGGCGCTGGGTACGCGGCCACGCGGGCGATCCCGGCAACGAGCGCGCGGACGAACTGGCGAACCTGGGCGTGGAAGAAGCCAGGCGCGGGCGCCCGGCTTAG
- a CDS encoding Bug family tripartite tricarboxylate transporter substrate binding protein — translation MFRKLIALSAGMLLVTSAVAQSSYPSKPITLVVGFSAGSSIDLVARIIGDKLSKSLGQSVIVENKAGAGGNIAASYVARAPKDGYTLLVAANSLAVSSALYKNIGFDASKDFQAVAYIGISPVDLKVNARLGINSLDDLIKYGKEHPNKLNYGSSGVGGTPHMATVLFEQVTGVKMTHIPYKGGGDALSALMGGQVDVLINPILGSANTDKIKTLAITGDQRSSLSPNVPTFKELGYGKYDIGVYYGIVGPAGMPKDAVDKLNASVRSILADPSVVSTLTEKQGVVLKAESPQAFQDYLNRDIQRWKTIVKETGTSLD, via the coding sequence TTGTTCAGAAAACTCATCGCGCTTTCCGCAGGCATGCTGCTGGTGACATCGGCGGTCGCGCAATCCTCCTATCCGAGCAAACCCATCACGCTGGTGGTGGGCTTTTCCGCCGGCAGCAGCATCGACCTCGTCGCGCGGATCATCGGCGACAAATTGTCCAAGTCACTCGGGCAAAGCGTCATCGTGGAAAACAAGGCCGGCGCCGGCGGCAATATCGCGGCCAGCTATGTGGCGCGCGCGCCCAAGGATGGCTATACCCTGCTCGTCGCCGCGAACAGCCTGGCGGTCAGCTCGGCGCTCTACAAGAACATCGGTTTCGACGCCAGCAAGGACTTCCAGGCCGTTGCCTATATCGGCATCAGCCCGGTCGACCTGAAGGTCAACGCGCGACTGGGCATCAACAGTCTCGACGACCTGATCAAGTACGGCAAGGAACACCCGAACAAGCTGAACTACGGCTCGTCCGGCGTCGGCGGCACGCCGCACATGGCAACCGTGCTGTTCGAACAGGTGACGGGCGTGAAGATGACGCACATTCCCTACAAGGGCGGCGGCGATGCGCTGAGCGCACTCATGGGCGGACAGGTCGACGTCCTGATCAATCCTATCCTCGGGTCCGCCAACACCGACAAAATCAAGACGCTGGCCATCACCGGCGACCAGCGATCCAGTCTCTCGCCCAACGTGCCCACCTTCAAGGAGCTGGGTTACGGGAAATACGATATCGGCGTCTACTACGGGATCGTCGGTCCGGCCGGCATGCCCAAGGATGCCGTGGACAAGCTCAACGCCAGCGTGCGGTCCATCCTGGCCGACCCGTCCGTGGTCAGCACATTGACCGAGAAGCAAGGCGTGGTGCTCAAGGCGGAAAGCCCGCAGGCCTTCCAGGATTACCTGAACCGCGACATCCAGCGCTGGAAAACCATCGTCAAGGAAACGGGCACGTCGCTGGACTAA
- a CDS encoding GntR family transcriptional regulator, whose product MNSTLSLESDRETRFEIARPSLHDQVVSRLRALLIEGVIPPGKKLNERELCELLKISRTPLREAIKLLASEGLVDLLPNRGAIAVDLTEADVHHAFELLSELEGLAGELACRRITDDELDALQSLHARMLDSYVEKDLSTYYRLNAAIHRAIIGAAKNPLLERTYQTINARVQSLRFNTNHDKAKWERAVGDHEKMMDALASRDAQMLRRLLTQHLRDKADVVIAQLRIRRQGNTGGA is encoded by the coding sequence ATGAATTCAACCCTTTCCCTCGAATCCGATCGCGAAACCCGTTTCGAGATCGCGCGCCCCTCCTTGCACGATCAGGTGGTGTCGAGGCTGCGTGCCTTGTTGATCGAAGGCGTCATACCGCCGGGAAAGAAATTGAACGAACGGGAGCTCTGCGAGCTTCTGAAGATTTCCAGGACGCCGCTGCGCGAAGCGATCAAGCTGCTCGCGTCGGAAGGATTGGTCGACCTGCTGCCCAATCGTGGCGCCATCGCGGTGGATTTGACGGAAGCGGACGTGCACCATGCTTTCGAACTGCTGTCCGAGCTCGAAGGGTTGGCGGGCGAGCTGGCCTGTCGGCGCATCACCGACGACGAGCTGGACGCACTGCAATCGCTGCATGCCAGGATGCTGGACAGCTACGTGGAAAAGGACTTGTCCACGTACTATCGATTGAACGCGGCGATTCATCGCGCCATCATCGGCGCCGCCAAGAATCCCCTGCTGGAAAGAACCTACCAGACCATCAATGCGCGCGTCCAGTCGCTGCGCTTCAACACGAATCACGACAAGGCCAAGTGGGAACGGGCCGTCGGCGATCACGAGAAAATGATGGACGCATTGGCATCGCGGGATGCGCAAATGCTGCGCCGTCTATTGACGCAGCATCTGCGTGACAAGGCCGATGTGGTCATTGCCCAGCTTCGCATCAGAAGGCAGGGCAACACCGGCGGCGCCTGA
- the fabI gene encoding enoyl-ACP reductase FabI: MGFLAGKRILVTGVLSNRSIAYGIARACHRQGAELAFTYVGDRFKDRVTEFAGEFGSDIVLPCDVSEDAQIEAAFTELGQRWDGLDGLVHSIGFAPREAIAGDFLEGLSREGFRIAHDVSAYSFPAMAKAALPLMKGRNGSVLTLTYLGAERVVPNYNTMGLAKASLEASVRYLATALGPQGIRANGISAGPIKTLAASGIKDFSSILKFVESNAPLRRNVSIDDVGNVAAFMLSDLAAGVTGEITHVDAGFSTIVPGME, encoded by the coding sequence ATGGGCTTTCTAGCCGGCAAACGCATACTGGTCACGGGCGTGCTGTCCAACCGCTCCATCGCCTATGGCATCGCGCGGGCCTGCCACCGCCAGGGCGCCGAACTGGCGTTTACCTACGTCGGCGATCGCTTCAAGGACCGTGTCACGGAATTCGCCGGCGAGTTCGGCAGCGACATCGTGCTGCCCTGCGACGTCTCGGAAGACGCCCAGATCGAAGCCGCCTTTACCGAACTGGGCCAGCGTTGGGACGGCCTGGACGGGCTGGTGCACTCCATCGGTTTCGCGCCGCGCGAAGCCATCGCGGGCGACTTCCTGGAAGGCCTGTCGCGCGAAGGCTTCCGCATCGCGCACGACGTATCGGCCTACAGCTTTCCCGCCATGGCCAAGGCGGCGCTGCCGCTGATGAAGGGGCGCAACGGCTCGGTGCTGACGCTGACTTACCTGGGCGCCGAACGCGTCGTTCCCAACTACAACACCATGGGCCTGGCCAAGGCCTCGCTGGAAGCCAGCGTGCGCTACCTGGCCACGGCGCTGGGCCCGCAAGGCATACGCGCCAACGGTATCTCGGCCGGCCCCATCAAGACCCTGGCCGCGAGCGGCATCAAGGATTTCTCGTCCATCCTGAAGTTCGTCGAAAGCAATGCGCCGCTGCGGCGCAATGTGTCCATCGACGACGTCGGCAACGTCGCGGCCTTCATGCTGTCGGATCTGGCCGCCGGCGTGACGGGCGAAATCACCCACGTGGACGCGGGATTTTCCACGATCGTGCCGGGCATGGAATAA